A DNA window from Comamonas sp. 26 contains the following coding sequences:
- a CDS encoding LysR family transcriptional regulator, with protein MRNLNLDQLQTLIAIADLGTFAAAAQTLHLSPPTVSLHIKELESRMDAQLLLRGRKQTELTAAGQVLVEHGRKLLQASDDLVERVQRRASGREGLVRVGVSAGVSTWLLPLMLNALQQRSPDVEVRLEAVGSAESMQLLAAGALDVCIVASPQPAQAGIVITPWRLDSIVALLPADWNPPERISAEWLSQRRWSAFSAPTHMQQQIANWFGQAGYTPRPFMAFTNTGALKSLALAGQSAVLLPREEVQDLEPLPQVQIRPLQPTLLRPLAVAHRQDLALNPAISPVLAVLSEFANLNVQK; from the coding sequence ATGAGAAACCTCAACCTCGACCAGTTGCAGACGCTGATTGCCATTGCCGACCTGGGCACGTTTGCTGCGGCTGCGCAAACGCTGCACCTGTCACCGCCCACTGTGAGCCTGCACATCAAGGAGCTGGAGTCGCGCATGGATGCGCAGTTGCTGCTGCGCGGGCGCAAGCAGACCGAGCTGACGGCAGCAGGCCAGGTGCTTGTGGAGCATGGCCGCAAGCTGCTGCAGGCCAGCGACGATTTGGTGGAGCGTGTCCAGCGCCGCGCCAGCGGGCGCGAGGGGCTGGTGCGGGTGGGCGTATCTGCTGGAGTGAGCACCTGGCTGCTGCCGCTGATGCTGAATGCGCTGCAGCAGCGCAGCCCGGACGTGGAGGTGAGGCTGGAGGCCGTGGGTTCGGCAGAGTCCATGCAACTGCTGGCGGCGGGCGCATTGGATGTGTGCATTGTGGCCAGCCCGCAGCCAGCGCAGGCAGGTATTGTGATCACGCCCTGGCGGCTGGACAGCATCGTCGCTCTGCTGCCCGCCGATTGGAATCCGCCCGAGCGCATAAGTGCTGAGTGGCTGTCGCAGCGGCGCTGGTCGGCGTTTTCCGCGCCCACGCATATGCAGCAGCAAATTGCCAACTGGTTTGGGCAGGCGGGCTATACGCCCCGCCCTTTTATGGCGTTTACCAATACTGGCGCGCTTAAAAGCCTGGCACTGGCCGGCCAGAGTGCGGTGCTGCTGCCCCGCGAGGAAGTGCAGGATTTAGAGCCGCTGCCGCAGGTGCAGATTCGCCCGCTGCAGCCCACGCTGCTGCGCCCCTTGGCCGTGGCCCACCGTCAGGACCTGGCACTCAACCCCGCCATTTCCCCCGTGCTGGCGGTACTGAGCGAGTTTGCCAACCTGAACGTGCAGAAATAG
- a CDS encoding DUF883 family protein, protein MSRSVSDAVSHAQDDLEKLVSDLRGLLSARELDKMPEISALRQRIDDSMNTVRDSAVRAAQDAARQAREAADTADRYAHDEPWRVAGAALAVGALLGFMLGRR, encoded by the coding sequence ATGTCACGCTCTGTTTCCGATGCCGTTTCCCATGCCCAAGACGATCTGGAAAAGCTTGTCAGCGATCTGCGTGGTCTGCTGTCTGCCCGTGAACTGGACAAAATGCCTGAGATCAGCGCACTGCGTCAACGTATCGATGACAGCATGAACACAGTGCGCGATTCCGCTGTTCGCGCTGCTCAGGACGCTGCTCGCCAGGCCCGCGAAGCCGCCGATACGGCTGATCGCTATGCGCATGATGAACCTTGGCGTGTTGCCGGTGCAGCTCTGGCTGTAGGTGCTCTGCTGGGCTTTATGCTGGGTCGACGTTAA
- a CDS encoding tetrathionate reductase subunit A, giving the protein MTDKKLTPDQSHDADVARRRLLLRGGAVAGGLAAFAAGYGETVVKGAKGLITGTSGKATASATRGNSLTPEFRIDPVTGALTTQPGQVVSPSSCLGCWTQCGVRLRVDSEQNQIIRIAGNPYHPLATTNPAPMETPVREVYAMLGGDNGLEGRATSCARGSAMLEHQKAPHRVLKPLKRVGARGSGQWKTISLEELVQEICEGGDLFGEGHVDGLAAIRDVNTLIDEANPEYGPKANQLLVTEAANEGRTPLVNRFAKQAFGTINVSNHGSYCGQTYRVGTGAALGDMAGMPHGKPDWKNSRFGLFIGTSPAQSGNPFQRVGRELAEARSRAENTYKYVVVSPMLPTSSSFAAGDNNRWLPVKPGSDLAMAMGLIRWIIDNERYDQQFLTQPGPVAMAAVGEASWSNATHLLINEPKHPRFGQFLRGADIGLPMPEPVDEKTPAEDVYVVQLADGSLAAHTVAQPAELMVEREFTPIKAADATEEPKPIDVCTAFVKLRAEAHKKTIAEYAALCDVPAIEIEELAREFTSHGKQAVANSHGGTMNGSGFYTAYAIAMLNNLIGNLNVRGGWVIDAGPFGPFGPGPRYNFAQFEGAVKPKGVALSRTKFPYEKTSEFKRKKEAGQNPYPAKAPWYPAPGGLSSEMLAAGMLGYPYPVKAWINHISNPIYAMCGFENALTDSIKDVKKLPLFISVDPFINETSALADYIVPDTVTYESWGIGAPWADVVAKSSTVRWPTVQPATAKTADGQPISFETFVFAVAKQLQLPGFGKNAMSTKDGEPLHLENAEDFYLRGMCNIAYQAGKPVPEASDDDIEITGLGQWMPSVATRVKPEEVRRVAMVMSRGGRFDKQEDAWKGDQLKLQAKFPATFWHEGLSKMRHSMTGERYSGCPTWYPTRLASGADMRTVFSDQDWPLTMTSYKSNLMSSMSIAASRLRQVHPHNPVSINKADATRLGIANGDKIELSTPGGKLQGVALVRAGIAPGAIAIEHGYGHKQLGTVAHVVDGKATHANPQHGNGVNLNALGFADPTRPEKDNVWIDWVSGAVVRQGLPVRVKKV; this is encoded by the coding sequence ATGACTGACAAGAAACTCACCCCCGACCAATCTCACGATGCCGACGTGGCCCGCCGCCGCTTGCTGCTGCGCGGTGGCGCCGTGGCCGGCGGCCTGGCCGCGTTTGCGGCGGGCTATGGCGAAACCGTGGTTAAAGGCGCCAAGGGTTTGATCACCGGCACATCGGGCAAAGCCACGGCCAGCGCTACGCGAGGCAACTCGCTTACCCCTGAATTTCGCATTGACCCGGTCACCGGCGCACTGACCACTCAGCCCGGCCAAGTGGTCAGCCCATCCAGTTGCCTTGGCTGCTGGACCCAGTGCGGCGTGCGCCTGCGCGTCGATTCTGAGCAGAACCAGATCATCCGCATCGCCGGTAATCCTTATCACCCGCTGGCCACCACCAACCCCGCGCCCATGGAAACGCCGGTGCGCGAGGTTTACGCCATGCTGGGCGGCGACAACGGTCTGGAAGGCCGCGCCACCAGTTGCGCGCGCGGCTCGGCCATGCTGGAACACCAGAAGGCCCCGCACCGCGTACTCAAGCCACTCAAGCGCGTAGGCGCGCGCGGCTCTGGTCAGTGGAAGACGATTTCGCTCGAAGAGCTGGTCCAAGAAATCTGCGAAGGCGGCGACCTGTTTGGCGAAGGCCATGTGGACGGTCTGGCAGCCATCCGCGATGTGAACACGCTGATTGACGAAGCCAACCCCGAATACGGCCCCAAGGCTAATCAGTTGCTGGTGACCGAGGCCGCCAATGAAGGCCGCACGCCCCTGGTCAACCGCTTTGCCAAGCAGGCGTTTGGCACCATCAACGTCAGCAACCACGGCTCTTACTGCGGCCAAACCTACCGCGTGGGCACAGGCGCGGCGCTGGGTGATATGGCGGGCATGCCCCACGGCAAGCCGGACTGGAAGAACTCGCGCTTTGGCCTGTTCATCGGCACCTCGCCCGCGCAGTCGGGCAACCCCTTTCAGCGCGTGGGCCGCGAACTGGCCGAGGCCAGATCGCGCGCCGAGAACACCTACAAATACGTCGTGGTATCGCCCATGCTGCCCACCTCGTCCAGCTTTGCGGCGGGCGACAACAACCGCTGGCTGCCCGTCAAGCCCGGCAGCGACCTGGCGATGGCCATGGGTTTGATCCGCTGGATCATTGACAACGAGCGTTACGACCAGCAGTTCCTGACCCAGCCCGGCCCCGTCGCCATGGCCGCCGTGGGCGAGGCATCGTGGAGCAACGCCACCCATCTGCTCATCAACGAGCCCAAGCACCCGCGCTTTGGCCAGTTCTTGCGCGGTGCAGATATCGGCCTGCCCATGCCCGAGCCGGTGGATGAAAAAACACCCGCCGAAGACGTGTATGTGGTGCAACTGGCAGATGGCAGCCTGGCCGCCCACACCGTGGCCCAGCCTGCCGAGCTGATGGTGGAGCGCGAATTCACGCCAATCAAGGCCGCAGACGCCACAGAAGAGCCCAAGCCCATTGACGTTTGCACCGCCTTCGTCAAGCTGCGCGCCGAAGCGCACAAAAAGACCATAGCCGAATACGCCGCCCTGTGCGATGTGCCCGCCATCGAGATTGAAGAGCTGGCGCGCGAATTCACCAGCCATGGCAAACAGGCCGTGGCCAACTCGCACGGCGGCACCATGAATGGCTCGGGCTTTTACACCGCCTACGCCATTGCCATGCTCAACAACCTCATCGGCAACCTCAATGTGCGCGGCGGCTGGGTCATAGACGCAGGGCCGTTTGGCCCCTTTGGCCCCGGCCCGCGCTACAACTTTGCGCAGTTTGAAGGCGCCGTCAAGCCCAAGGGCGTGGCCCTGTCGCGCACCAAGTTCCCCTACGAAAAAACCAGCGAATTCAAGCGCAAGAAAGAAGCAGGCCAGAACCCCTACCCCGCCAAAGCGCCCTGGTACCCCGCACCCGGCGGGCTCAGCAGCGAAATGCTGGCCGCTGGCATGCTCGGCTACCCCTACCCGGTCAAGGCCTGGATCAACCACATCAGCAACCCCATCTACGCCATGTGCGGCTTCGAGAACGCGCTGACCGATTCGATCAAGGATGTGAAAAAGCTGCCGCTGTTTATCTCGGTCGACCCCTTCATCAACGAGACCTCGGCCCTGGCCGACTACATCGTGCCCGACACCGTCACCTACGAAAGCTGGGGCATTGGCGCGCCCTGGGCCGATGTGGTCGCCAAAAGCAGCACCGTGCGCTGGCCCACCGTACAGCCCGCTACCGCCAAGACAGCCGACGGCCAGCCCATCAGCTTTGAAACCTTTGTGTTTGCCGTGGCCAAGCAGCTGCAACTGCCAGGCTTTGGCAAAAACGCCATGTCTACCAAAGATGGCGAGCCGCTTCACCTCGAAAACGCCGAAGACTTCTACCTGCGCGGCATGTGCAATATCGCCTACCAGGCGGGCAAGCCCGTGCCCGAAGCCAGCGACGACGATATTGAAATCACCGGCCTCGGCCAGTGGATGCCCTCTGTCGCAACGCGCGTCAAACCCGAAGAAGTCCGCCGCGTCGCCATGGTCATGAGCCGGGGCGGCCGCTTTGACAAGCAAGAAGACGCCTGGAAGGGCGACCAGCTCAAGCTGCAAGCCAAGTTCCCCGCCACCTTCTGGCACGAGGGACTCTCCAAAATGCGCCACTCCATGACCGGCGAACGCTACAGCGGCTGCCCCACCTGGTATCCCACGCGTCTGGCCAGCGGCGCGGACATGCGCACCGTGTTCAGCGACCAAGACTGGCCGCTGACCATGACCAGCTACAAATCCAACCTGATGAGCAGCATGTCGATTGCCGCATCACGCCTGCGCCAGGTGCACCCGCACAACCCCGTCAGCATCAACAAAGCCGACGCCACCAGGCTGGGCATCGCCAATGGCGACAAGATTGAGCTGAGCACCCCCGGCGGCAAGCTGCAAGGCGTGGCCCTGGTGCGCGCCGGTATTGCGCCGGGTGCTATCGCCATTGAGCATGGCTACGGTCATAAGCAGCTGGGCACCGTGGCGCATGTCGTTGATGGCAAGGCTACGCATGCCAACCCGCAGCATGGCAATGGCGTCAATTTGAATGCTTTGGGCTTTGCGGACCCTACACGGCCTGAGAAGGACAATGTTTGGATTGATTGGGTTTCGGGGGCGGTTGTGCGACAGGGGCTGCCTGTTCGTGTGAAGAAGGTTTGA
- the nrfD gene encoding NrfD/PsrC family molybdoenzyme membrane anchor subunit, translating into MQIIELLTPAYEAAWLPWAVQYFFLVGVATGAALLTSACVFGPANGLGQRLLPTAVLVLAMSAIAAPVALLADLHQPARFWHFYAHLTPWSWMSLGAILMPTFVGLCVLMCALWWLGKQNLMRWLVPLLVLSTLSIVLYSGAEVMVVRSRPLWNTLWVPINLALNGWLATVGMAFVLYRFLPKAMQPDTAALQGLRNLGLWLATALVISALTWALYGMAGRSPSFDMAVRLFNEFPVWRISMIGSAVFGAAVLVALVRGQRRLSAKGYTLVLGAGLAASAWVFRWALFMGVQGVPKFGAGLYLYSMPLGGDGLLGMLGVAGLCVALVAIATWALELFPQRQATA; encoded by the coding sequence ATGCAAATCATTGAACTCCTGACCCCCGCCTATGAAGCCGCCTGGCTGCCCTGGGCCGTGCAGTATTTCTTCCTTGTCGGCGTGGCCACGGGTGCAGCGCTGCTCACATCCGCCTGTGTATTTGGCCCCGCCAATGGATTGGGCCAGCGCTTGCTGCCCACAGCCGTGCTAGTGCTGGCGATGAGCGCCATTGCTGCGCCCGTCGCCCTGCTGGCCGACTTGCACCAGCCCGCCCGTTTCTGGCATTTTTACGCCCACCTCACGCCTTGGTCGTGGATGAGTCTGGGCGCGATTTTGATGCCCACTTTTGTCGGGCTGTGCGTGCTGATGTGCGCGCTGTGGTGGCTGGGCAAGCAAAACCTGATGCGCTGGCTGGTGCCGCTGCTGGTACTGTCCACACTCAGCATCGTGCTGTACAGCGGTGCCGAGGTGATGGTGGTGCGCTCGCGCCCGCTGTGGAACACGCTGTGGGTGCCCATCAATCTGGCGCTCAACGGCTGGCTGGCCACCGTGGGCATGGCATTTGTGCTCTACCGCTTTCTGCCCAAGGCCATGCAGCCAGATACCGCAGCCCTGCAAGGCTTGCGCAATCTGGGCCTGTGGTTGGCCACGGCACTGGTGATCTCGGCGCTGACCTGGGCGCTGTATGGCATGGCAGGCCGCAGCCCATCATTTGACATGGCTGTGCGCCTGTTCAATGAATTTCCTGTCTGGCGCATTTCGATGATTGGCTCGGCCGTGTTTGGTGCCGCTGTGTTGGTGGCGCTGGTGCGCGGCCAGCGCCGCCTGTCTGCCAAAGGCTACACGCTGGTGCTGGGCGCGGGTCTGGCCGCATCGGCCTGGGTCTTCCGTTGGGCGCTGTTCATGGGCGTGCAAGGCGTGCCAAAGTTTGGCGCGGGGCTGTACCTCTACAGCATGCCGCTGGGCGGCGATGGCCTGCTGGGCATGCTAGGCGTCGCCGGTCTGTGCGTGGCACTGGTGGCCATAGCGACCTGGGCGCTGGAGCTATTTCCCCAACGCCAGGCCACAGCCTAA
- the dsrO gene encoding sulfate reduction electron transfer complex DsrMKJOP subunit DsrO produces MPLQPQESSGCSSNGTGCACSNSATPTSPGVTASAVTTPSKRGFLQDLIAVAASFGIASTARAALPGDPTFQPTRRPGMEGKRFGMLVDMRKCIGCQACTVSCSVENQPPIGQFRTSVLQYEVDQPDHSMPAMVSLPRLCNHCDEPPCVPVCPVQATFQRTDGIVLVDNERCVGCGYCVQACPYDARFINHETQTADKCTFCEHRLEAGLLPACVESCVGGARVIGDLNDAHSEINQRMNAYKEAHMDEIKVLKPDMKTKPHVFYIGLPDEFVNGVYGQATVRLVADHL; encoded by the coding sequence ATGCCACTTCAACCCCAAGAATCTTCCGGCTGCTCCAGCAACGGCACAGGCTGCGCCTGCAGCAATAGCGCCACCCCCACCAGCCCCGGTGTTACTGCCAGTGCCGTGACAACCCCCAGCAAGCGCGGTTTTTTGCAGGATTTGATTGCAGTCGCTGCCAGCTTTGGCATTGCCAGCACCGCCCGCGCCGCCTTGCCGGGTGATCCCACATTCCAGCCCACGCGCCGCCCCGGCATGGAGGGCAAGCGCTTTGGCATGCTGGTCGATATGCGCAAATGCATTGGCTGCCAGGCCTGTACGGTCAGTTGCTCGGTCGAGAACCAGCCGCCCATCGGCCAGTTCCGCACCAGCGTGCTGCAGTACGAGGTGGACCAGCCTGATCACTCCATGCCCGCCATGGTCAGCCTGCCACGCCTGTGTAACCACTGCGATGAGCCGCCCTGCGTGCCCGTCTGCCCCGTGCAAGCCACGTTTCAGCGCACCGACGGCATTGTTCTCGTCGATAACGAGCGCTGCGTGGGCTGCGGCTACTGCGTGCAGGCCTGCCCGTACGACGCCCGCTTCATCAACCACGAGACGCAGACCGCCGATAAGTGCACCTTCTGCGAGCACCGGCTCGAAGCCGGTCTGCTGCCCGCCTGTGTTGAAAGCTGCGTGGGCGGCGCGCGCGTGATTGGTGACCTGAACGATGCGCACAGCGAGATCAACCAGCGCATGAACGCATACAAAGAGGCCCACATGGACGAGATCAAGGTCCTCAAGCCCGACATGAAGACCAAGCCCCACGTCTTCTACATCGGCCTGCCTGATGAATTCGTCAATGGCGTCTACGGGCAAGCCACTGTCCGCCTCGTGGCAGATCACCTGTAA
- a CDS encoding quinone-dependent dihydroorotate dehydrogenase, whose translation MSLIPYSLTRPLLFGMDPEAAHDFTMNFMAKGQNTLLQKAWERPLVHDPIELAGLEFPNRVGMAAGLDKNARCIDALAAMGFGFVEVGTVTPRPQPGNPKPRMFRIPEKNALINRLGFNNEGLDAFLANVRRSQVRANGGSMLLGLNIGKNATTPIEEATSDYIKALDGVYPHADYVTVNISSPNTKNLRALQSDEALDALLGAIANRREQLSSQHGKRTPVFVKIAPDLDEEQVGVIAATLQRHNMDGVIATNTTISREAVKGLQHAEEAGGLSGAPVLEASNQIIRQLRSALGSRYPIIGVGGILSGADAVSKIRAGADVVQIYSGLIYRGPDLVKEAAEAIAHMP comes from the coding sequence ATGTCTCTTATTCCTTACTCACTGACCCGTCCACTTCTTTTCGGCATGGACCCCGAAGCCGCTCACGACTTCACCATGAATTTCATGGCCAAGGGTCAGAACACGCTGCTGCAAAAAGCCTGGGAACGCCCTCTGGTCCATGACCCGATTGAGCTGGCCGGCCTCGAGTTCCCCAACCGAGTCGGCATGGCCGCCGGTCTGGACAAGAACGCGCGCTGCATCGATGCGCTGGCCGCCATGGGCTTTGGCTTTGTGGAAGTGGGTACGGTCACGCCCCGCCCCCAGCCCGGCAACCCCAAGCCGCGCATGTTTCGCATCCCCGAGAAAAATGCGCTGATCAACCGGCTGGGCTTCAACAACGAAGGCCTGGACGCATTTTTGGCCAACGTGCGCCGCTCGCAAGTGCGCGCCAACGGTGGCTCCATGCTGCTGGGCCTGAATATCGGCAAGAACGCCACCACACCGATTGAAGAAGCAACCAGCGACTACATCAAGGCGCTGGATGGCGTCTATCCCCACGCCGACTACGTGACGGTGAACATCAGCTCGCCCAACACCAAGAACCTGCGCGCGCTGCAAAGCGATGAAGCGCTGGATGCCTTGCTGGGAGCCATTGCCAACCGCCGCGAGCAACTCTCCAGCCAGCACGGCAAGCGCACGCCAGTGTTCGTCAAAATCGCCCCCGATCTGGATGAAGAGCAGGTCGGCGTCATTGCCGCCACGCTGCAGCGCCACAACATGGATGGCGTCATCGCCACCAACACCACCATTAGCCGCGAAGCCGTCAAAGGTCTGCAGCATGCAGAAGAGGCTGGCGGCCTGTCTGGCGCACCCGTACTGGAAGCCAGCAACCAGATCATTCGCCAGCTGCGCTCTGCCCTGGGCAGCCGCTACCCCATCATCGGCGTGGGCGGCATCTTGAGCGGCGCAGATGCCGTGAGCAAAATCCGCGCAGGTGCTGACGTGGTGCAGATCTATAGCGGCCTGATCTATCGCGGCCCGGACCTGGTGAAAGAAGCTGCCGAAGCCATTGCGCACATGCCTTGA
- a CDS encoding phage holin family protein, with protein sequence MPVNLTSLLGLDSLVARCRLNLTEAAMAAEDRVDLAHLEWRQHKQSLQTLTVLAIVLGALTVVVLMVLTLAVLVQFWDSEHRTLVAWLLAGGWVVIWALGLWRLMAAVKQLSSPFRLTRHEFKSDWKALKEKI encoded by the coding sequence GTGCCTGTGAATTTGACGTCACTACTGGGTCTGGACTCTCTGGTTGCGCGCTGCCGATTGAATCTGACTGAGGCGGCCATGGCTGCTGAAGATCGCGTCGATCTTGCCCATCTGGAGTGGCGCCAGCACAAGCAGAGTCTCCAGACGCTGACCGTGCTTGCCATCGTTCTCGGTGCTTTGACGGTGGTTGTGCTCATGGTCCTGACGCTGGCCGTTCTGGTTCAGTTCTGGGATAGCGAACATCGCACTCTGGTGGCATGGCTGCTGGCTGGCGGTTGGGTCGTTATCTGGGCTTTGGGTTTATGGCGATTGATGGCTGCAGTCAAGCAACTGTCCAGCCCATTCAGGCTGACCAGGCATGAGTTCAAGTCTGACTGGAAAGCTCTGAAGGAGAAGATCTGA